The DNA region CATCACGCGGATGCCGGTCTGGCCGAGCAGTGCGATCAGCCGCTCGCCCAGGCGCAACGTCACGTAGGACACGAGCGCGGTGAGCGCGATCGCGCCATAGACCACGACGCCGTGGCTCACCGAGCGGATCTCACCGGCCAGCACCATGGTGGTCGAGATCGCGCCGGGGCCGGCGAGCACTGGAATCGCCAGCGGGGTGACCGCGACGTCCTCCTTCAACTGCCCCTCGCTGAGTTCCTCCTGGCCTTCGTGCGTGCTGCGTTTTGCCCGCACCATGTCGAGCGCTACCAGCCAGAGGATCAGCCCGCCGGCGATGCGGAACGCCGGCAGGGTGATGCCGAACGCGTCGAAGATGAACCGTCCGGCAGCGGCGAACACGACGAGGAGCAGTGCCATGGCTACGCAGGCGCGCAATGCGGTGCGCTTCCGCTCCACCGGCGTCTCGTTCTGCGTAATGACGAGGTACGACGGCACGGCCGCGATCGGATCCACG from Gemmatimonadaceae bacterium includes:
- a CDS encoding MarC family protein — its product is MRELAQFALITFTSILFIVDPIAAVPSYLVITQNETPVERKRTALRACVAMALLLVVFAAAGRFIFDAFGITLPAFRIAGGLILWLVALDMVRAKRSTHEGQEELSEGQLKEDVAVTPLAIPVLAGPGAISTTMVLAGEIRSVSHGVVVYGAIALTALVSYVTLRLGERLIALLGQTGIRVMTRIMGLLLAAVATQFIITGVRDSFLR